The Penaeus monodon isolate SGIC_2016 chromosome 13, NSTDA_Pmon_1, whole genome shotgun sequence genome contains a region encoding:
- the LOC119580417 gene encoding postacrosomal sheath WW domain-binding protein-like, whose translation MNILLLCAVVGTAYAQALPPNSYRAPNGGVTNGFGNGAPRNGYSAPPSNTYGVPNGGYGVDPEIAALAENIPGGGVPGEDYPILASVPDTGFSCDAQAVQGYYADTAPEAGCQVFHICQDRALRRQQDSFLCPNGTIFNQQYLVCDWWFNVDCSQAESFYSVNELIGVVPDTGYSYGPGINGNGRNGNGNGRNGLGGNGNGYGSSF comes from the exons ATGAATATTCTACTCCTCTGTG cTGTGGTAGGCACTGCTTATGCCCAGGCACTGCCACCAAACTCATATCGTGCCCCGAATGGAGGTGTCACCAATGGTTTCGGTAACGGAGCGCCAAGAAATGGTTACAGTGCCCCTCCCAGCAACACCTATGGAGTACCCAACGGCGGATACGGAGTAGACCCTGAGATTGCTGCTTTGGCTGAGAACATTCCCGGGGGCGGCGTCCCCGGCGAGGACTACCCAATCTTGGCTTCCGTGCCCGACACAGGCTTCTCGTGCGATGCCCAGGCGGTGCAAGGTTATTACGCCGACACTGCGCCTGAAGCCGGCTGCCAGGTGTTCCATATCTGCCAGGACCGTGCCCTCAGGCGCCAACAGGACTCGTTCCTGTGCCCCAACGGTAccatcttcaaccagcagtacctggtatgtgactggtggttcaacgtggactgtTCTCAAGCTGAGAGCTTCTACTCCGTCAACGAACTCATTGGAGTCGTTCCCGACACCGGTTACAGTTATGGCCCAGGCATTAACGGCAACGGTAGGAACGGAAATGGTAACGGAAGGAACGGTCTGGGTGGCAATGGAAACGGATACGGCTCCTCCTTCTAA